Proteins from a genomic interval of Stenotrophomonas maltophilia R551-3:
- a CDS encoding VOC family protein: protein MLDHLGLTSADLARSKTFFLQALAPLQIGVVMEVTAEQTGAHDHIGFGSDGKPFFWLGNGGTASHGVHVAFACASRTQVDAFHAAALAAGGRDNGAPGLRPWYHPDYYGAFVLDPDGNNIEAVCHRPAAGVSA from the coding sequence ATGCTCGATCATCTTGGTTTGACCAGCGCCGACCTGGCGCGCAGCAAGACCTTCTTCCTGCAGGCACTGGCACCGCTGCAGATCGGCGTGGTGATGGAAGTCACCGCCGAACAGACCGGCGCCCACGACCACATCGGCTTCGGCAGCGACGGCAAGCCGTTCTTCTGGCTTGGCAATGGCGGCACCGCCAGCCACGGCGTGCACGTGGCCTTCGCCTGCGCCAGCCGCACCCAGGTGGACGCCTTCCATGCCGCTGCCCTCGCCGCCGGTGGCCGTGACAACGGCGCGCCGGGCCTGCGCCCGTGGTACCACCCCGACTACTACGGCGCCTTCGTGCTCGACCCGGACGGCAACAACATCGAGGCGGTCTGCCATCGCCCTGCCGCTGGGGTGAGCGCATGA